The Deinococcota bacterium genome has a segment encoding these proteins:
- a CDS encoding PIN domain-containing protein yields the protein MTARRRSKAIYLDTGPLYALADKRDQHHPRALSIFASLEKAGVPLSCPISNLLELHTLTLRRKLKNAAAIAQVAFENYGPVYPQAADMQAALEAVAKFNDQRVTLADAVLAGMARRAGAQVFTFDERHFALLSAEVYQASA from the coding sequence TTGACCGCTAGGCGGCGCTCTAAAGCGATCTATCTGGACACCGGCCCGCTCTACGCGCTAGCCGACAAGCGAGACCAACACCATCCGCGGGCCCTGAGCATCTTCGCGTCTCTGGAAAAAGCAGGCGTGCCCCTGAGCTGCCCCATAAGCAACCTGCTCGAGCTCCACACCTTGACGCTCAGGCGCAAGCTGAAGAACGCTGCCGCTATCGCCCAGGTGGCGTTCGAGAATTACGGTCCGGTCTATCCGCAGGCAGCCGACATGCAGGCCGCGCTCGAGGCGGTAGCGAAGTTCAACGATCAGCGCGTGACTTTGGCTGACGCGGTGCTGGCCGGCATGGCGAGGCGTGCCGGCGCTCAGGTCTTCACCTTCGACGAGCGGCACTTCGCTCTCCTGAGCGCCGAGGTGTACCAGGCTTCAGCCTGA
- the wbaP gene encoding undecaprenyl-phosphate galactose phosphotransferase WbaP — protein MSVQAARLPASTEAHFRERKWVPWLLVAGDIVALQLAVYLGYLARLLLAPLLPVRFELGDLQGLFLSMLLFPAGYYLAGLYPSYGMSPVERLRRHSYVTLIGFAILLAWGDLFAQQDWPRGVILFALVFALVLPLLGKLLLRKWLARRGCWGLPVVILGAARTGRLVSQSLNRQRTLGFIPVAYLDDDPAKWGREVEGLPVLGPLSESRTLSRRVRVAVLAMPGTGHERLVQLIRRLTFSRLILVPDLFNLQSLWVSSIDMSGILGLEIKRNLLQKHNRVLKRGIDYLLSVPVALVSLPLIAFFAVWIKLVSPGPAFYTQAREGYKGKEIWIWKLRTMHLDAEERLQQPLAGDPAAEEAWRRFYKLKNDPRILPGVGRLLRKTSLDELPQVLNVLRGEMSLVGPRPFPYYHLERFSPEFREFRRSVMPGVTGLWQVSERSEGDLEVQETLDSYYVRNWSLWLDIYLLLRTVLAVLAAKGAY, from the coding sequence ATGAGCGTGCAGGCCGCTCGCCTCCCGGCCTCTACGGAGGCTCACTTCCGGGAGAGGAAGTGGGTTCCCTGGCTGCTGGTCGCCGGCGACATCGTGGCGCTGCAGCTGGCGGTCTATCTCGGCTATCTAGCCCGCCTGCTGCTGGCTCCCCTGCTGCCGGTGAGGTTCGAGCTGGGGGACCTTCAGGGCTTGTTTTTGAGCATGCTGCTGTTCCCCGCCGGCTACTACCTGGCGGGTCTCTACCCGAGCTACGGCATGAGCCCGGTCGAGCGGCTCCGACGCCACTCCTATGTCACCCTGATCGGCTTTGCGATCTTGCTCGCCTGGGGGGACCTGTTCGCTCAGCAGGACTGGCCCAGGGGGGTGATCCTCTTCGCCCTGGTCTTTGCGCTGGTTTTGCCCTTGCTCGGCAAGCTCCTGCTGCGGAAGTGGCTCGCCCGGCGGGGCTGCTGGGGGCTTCCGGTGGTCATTTTGGGCGCGGCGCGCACCGGCAGGCTGGTCAGCCAATCGCTCAACCGCCAGCGCACGCTCGGCTTCATACCCGTGGCCTATCTCGACGACGACCCCGCCAAATGGGGGCGGGAGGTCGAGGGCCTCCCGGTGCTCGGGCCGCTCTCGGAGAGCCGCACGCTGTCGCGCCGCGTGCGCGTCGCCGTGCTCGCCATGCCCGGCACGGGTCACGAGCGCCTGGTCCAGCTTATCCGCCGCCTTACCTTCTCCCGCCTCATCCTGGTCCCCGACCTCTTCAACCTGCAGAGCTTGTGGGTGTCTTCTATCGACATGAGCGGGATCCTGGGTCTCGAGATCAAGCGGAACCTGCTGCAAAAGCACAACCGCGTCCTAAAGCGCGGCATCGACTATCTGCTCAGCGTGCCCGTAGCGCTCGTCAGCCTGCCGCTCATCGCCTTTTTCGCGGTCTGGATCAAGCTGGTCAGCCCGGGGCCGGCGTTTTACACGCAGGCTCGAGAGGGCTACAAGGGCAAGGAGATCTGGATTTGGAAGCTGCGCACCATGCACTTGGACGCCGAAGAGCGGCTGCAGCAGCCGCTCGCGGGCGATCCGGCGGCGGAAGAGGCGTGGCGGCGCTTTTACAAGCTCAAGAACGACCCGCGCATCCTCCCCGGCGTCGGCCGGCTTTTGCGCAAGACCAGCCTCGACGAGCTGCCGCAGGTCCTGAACGTCTTGCGCGGTGAGATGAGCCTGGTGGGGCCGCGGCCCTTTCCCTACTACCACCTCGAGCGGTTCAGCCCCGAGTTCAGGGAGTTCAGGCGCAGCGTGATGCCGGGGGTGACCGGCCTGTGGCAGGTGTCGGAACGCAGCGAGGGCGACCTCGAGGTCCAGGAGACGCTCGACAGCTACTACGTGCGCAACTGGTCGCTGTGGCTCGACATCTAC
- a CDS encoding type II toxin-antitoxin system PemK/MazF family toxin: protein MILTRNTSIGVLDALTVAPITSTIRDVPSEVVVGEDDGLFKLCAVNLHSLQTVPKANLGDLVATLSPERMQEIEEALEFALGFREMI from the coding sequence TTGATCCTCACTCGCAACACCAGCATCGGCGTCCTTGACGCCCTCACGGTGGCGCCCATCACCTCCACCATCCGCGACGTGCCCTCGGAAGTCGTCGTCGGTGAGGATGACGGGCTCTTCAAGCTCTGCGCGGTCAATCTGCACAGTCTTCAGACCGTTCCCAAGGCGAACCTCGGCGACCTCGTCGCCACCCTCTCCCCAGAGCGCATGCAGGAGATCGAAGAGGCGCTCGAGTTTGCTCTCGGCTTCAGGGAGATGATCTAA
- a CDS encoding type II toxin-antitoxin system RelE/ParE family toxin, producing the protein MYSVRILDAASQELAKLDKSVARRIIKRVNWLAGHVEDIKPEVLTGGLAHLFKLRVGDYRVLYQILEDEQRIVIHKVGHRRNVYRMR; encoded by the coding sequence GTGTATAGCGTTCGTATCCTGGACGCCGCGAGCCAGGAACTGGCCAAGCTGGACAAATCTGTAGCCCGTCGTATCATCAAGAGGGTCAACTGGTTAGCCGGGCATGTAGAGGATATAAAACCAGAGGTTCTGACGGGTGGTTTGGCACATCTCTTTAAGCTGCGCGTGGGTGACTACCGGGTCCTCTACCAGATCCTTGAAGATGAGCAGCGTATCGTGATTCATAAAGTCGGTCACCGTCGCAACGTTTACAGAATGCGCTAA
- a CDS encoding helix-turn-helix transcriptional regulator, with amino-acid sequence MMTKWKLKEFLDAHGVTAYALSQKVKGEVSRNSIYNMLKERPRGVYLATLDAIIPALRELTGKPVGVADLFEVDEGLNRSGERSPSYLALAGMIDDQESPGNVSTHHDAYLGEALEEKHLRAAKDKR; translated from the coding sequence ATGATGACGAAATGGAAGCTGAAAGAATTTCTCGACGCTCACGGCGTAACGGCCTACGCCCTCTCCCAAAAGGTGAAGGGAGAGGTATCCCGCAACTCGATCTACAACATGCTCAAGGAGAGACCGAGGGGGGTGTACCTCGCCACCTTGGACGCCATCATTCCAGCGCTGCGGGAACTGACCGGCAAGCCCGTCGGGGTAGCGGACCTGTTCGAAGTCGACGAGGGGCTCAACCGCTCAGGGGAGCGCTCACCCTCCTACCTGGCGCTCGCGGGCATGATAGATGACCAGGAGAGCCCAGGGAATGTGAGCACCCACCACGATGCTTACTTGGGCGAGGCGCTCGAGGAGAAACACCTGAGGGCCGCCAAGGACAAGCGTTGA